Proteins encoded by one window of Rubrobacter indicoceani:
- a CDS encoding DUF4242 domain-containing protein yields the protein MPKYILVRTVGEVSEKEIEAAAVRSLATLDEMTGVRWIRSYYSAEEGKLYCEYEAPSVDLVYEHARKAQLPLDHCSVVRELEPAMFR from the coding sequence ATGCCCAAGTACATTCTAGTCAGGACGGTCGGAGAAGTCTCCGAAAAAGAGATCGAAGCCGCCGCAGTAAGATCTCTGGCAACTCTGGACGAGATGACGGGGGTGCGCTGGATCCGCTCTTATTACTCTGCCGAGGAGGGCAAACTCTACTGCGAGTATGAAGCCCCCAGCGTAGACCTCGTCTACGAACACGCCCGAAAAGCACAGCTCCCCCTCGACCACTGCTCAGTGGTCAGGGAACTCGAACCCGCCATGTTCAGATAA